A genome region from Naumovozyma castellii chromosome 5, complete genome includes the following:
- the NCAS0E04220 gene encoding ferrochelatase — protein sequence MLQRVNPLVGRTLMRSNLVTVMRYNSSITKSPTAIVFMNMGGPSTVEETHDFLFELFADNDLIPISKKYQRNIAKYIAKLRTPKIEKQYREIGGGSPIRKWSEYQAAEVCKILDKTSPNTAPHKPYVAFRYARPLTDEAYKQLLHDGVKRAVAFSQYPHFSYSTTGSSINELWRQVKRLDPNRTISWSTIDRWPSNEGLIKAFSENITAKLNEFPEEVRDKVVLLFSAHSLPMDVVNTGDSYPAEVASTVYKIMERLKFRNPYRLTWQSQVGPKPWLGAQTAKIAEFLGPQVDGLLFIPIAFTSDHIETLHEIDLGVIGESPFKNKFKRCESLNGSATFIEGMADLVKSHLETGELYSKQLPLDFTLGKSSDPVEDLSLLFGDHTKK from the coding sequence ATGCTACAAAGAGTTAACCCTTTGGTTGGCAGGACGCTCATGAGGTCCAACTTGGTTACTGTGATGAGATACAATAGCTCAATCACAAAGAGTCCAACAGCTATTGTCTTTATGAATATGGGTGGACCCTCTACAGTTGAAGAAACGCATgattttctctttgaattatttgctGATAATGATCTGATACCCATTAGCAAGAAATATCAAAGGAATATTGCCAAATATATTGCTAAATTGCGTACCCCCaagattgaaaaacaaTATCGAGAAATTGGAGGTGGATCTCCCATTCGTAAATGGTCAGAATATCAGGCAGCTGAAGTTTGTAAGATCCTGGATAAAACATCACCTAACACTGCTCCACATAAACCATATGTAGCATTCCGTTATGCGAGACCTTTGACAGATGAGGCTTACAAGCAATTGTTACATGATGGGGTTAAGAGAGCAGTTGCCTTTTCCCAATATCCTCATTTTTCATATTCAACCACTGGttcatcaattaatgaattatgGAGACAAGTGAAAAGGTTAGACCCCAATAGAACCATTTCATGGTCTACGATTGACCGTTGGCCATCTAATGAAGGTTTAATTAAAGCTTTTTCTGAGAATATTACTGCAAAATTGAATGAGTTCCCCGAAGAAGTAAGAGATAAGgtagtattattattttctgcACATTCTTTACCCATGGATGTGGTCAATACTGGGGACTCATACCCAGCCGAGGTAGCATCTACTGTGTACAAGATCATGGAAAGATTGAAGTTCCGTAATCCTTACAGATTAACATGGCAATCGCAAGTGGGACCTAAACCATGGTTAGGTGCACAAACAGCCAAGATTGCAGAATTTTTGGGTCCACAAGTGGATGGGTTATTATTTATCCCGATTGCGTTTACGTCGGATCACATTGAGACATTGCATGAAATTGATCTAGGTGTCATTGGTGAATCTCCATTTAAGAATAAGTTTAAAAGATGTGAATCGCTAAATGGTAGTGCTACTTTTATTGAAGGTATGGCTGATTTAGTAAAGAGTCATTTAGAGACTGGAGA